Proteins encoded by one window of Rhodamnia argentea isolate NSW1041297 chromosome 6, ASM2092103v1, whole genome shotgun sequence:
- the LOC115726042 gene encoding E3 ubiquitin-protein ligase SGR9, amyloplastic, whose protein sequence is MEPAEEDHQATPTSTVMAALATLSPPQLSALTGSVLADLHRHHRRVSALLSSPSLFSLALRHLLSLPLPLKSLLIARHLLSSLRLLTRHLPLPALPSHAPPERRRDRDAATLLLLLCELRHRDPRALEDAAPSGWRSVLQQHCSKDLLSIAGIGAFSGGILVPYVEMVVRCRTFVRAVERCLEAGEGRPQVAASPAAVVALPSVEAAGGGECAVCREGMEGGRDVCELPCRHSFHWMCILPWVRKTNTCPCCRFELPTDDVFAEIRRLWDALTKIGRSGSDDAMSTWSPSDCRTHAFVR, encoded by the coding sequence ATGGAGCCCGCCGAAGAAGATCATCAAGCCACGCCCACCTCCACCGTCATGGCCGCGCTCGCCACCCTCTCTCCGCCCCAACTTTCCGCCCTCACTGGCTCCGTCCTCGCCGACCTacaccgccaccaccgccgcgTCTCCGCCCTTCTCTCCTCCCCCTCGCTCTTCTCCCTCGCCCTCCGCCATCTCCTCTCCCTCCCACTCCCCCTCAAGTCCCTCCTCATCGCCCGCCACCTCCTCTCCTCCCTCCGCCTCCTCACCCGCCACCTCCCCCTCCCCGCTCTTCCCTCCCACGCTCCGCCCGAGCGCCGCCGCGACCGCGACGCGGCGAccctgctcctcctcctttgtgaGCTCCGCCACCGCGACCCCCGTGCCCTCGAGGATGCTGCCCCCTCCGGATGGCGGTCCGTCCTGCAGCAGCATTGCTCCAAGGACCTCCTCTCGATCGCCGGGATCGGTGCCTTCAGCGGCGGGATCCTAGTCCCCTACGTGGAGATGGTGGTCCGGTGCCGGACCTTCGTCCGAGCGGTCGAGCGCTGCCTGGAAGCCGGGGAGGGGAGGCCCCAGGTGGCGGCGTCGCCGGCAGCAGTGGTGGCGCTGCCGTCGGTGGAGGCGGCGGGAGGGGGGGAGTGCGCGGTCTGCAGGGAGGGGATGGAGGGAGGGCGGGACGTGTGCGAGCTGCCGTGCCGGCACTCGTTCCACTGGATGTGCATATTGCCGTGGGTGAGGAAGACGAACACGTGTCCGTGTTGCCGGTTCGAGCTCCCCACGGACGACGTGTTCGCAGAGATCCGACGGCTCTGGGACGCCCTCACGAAGATCGGAAGAAGTGGGTCCGACGACGCGATGTCCACGTGGTCGCCCAGCGATTGTCGCACGCATGCGTTCGTAAGGTAG
- the LOC115726041 gene encoding iron-sulfur protein NUBPL, translating to MKGLWRRSLYVYGGFRGFSSRGELRLDGVKDIVAVASGKGGVGKSTTAVNLAVALAHMCQLKVGLLDADIYGPSVPTMMQIHEKPDVTEDKKMVPIEMYAVKCMSMGLLVEKDAPIVWRGPMVMKALEKLTRGVHWGNLDILVVDMPPGTGDTQISMTRRLQLSGVLIVSTPQDVALIDARRGARMFANVQVPILGIIENMSYFKCPHCGEPSFIFGKGGTQKTANEMGLECIAEIPLQGDIRESSDEGFPIVLSAPNSAVSRAYGDLAHKVVDKLKGLAEQQSPHMELHL from the exons ATGAAGGGTCTATGGCGGCGATCGCTTTAC GTGTATGGAGGCTTTCGGGGCTTTTCGAGTAGAGGCGAGCTCAGGCTTGATGGAGTCAAAGACATCGTCGCCGTGGCCTCCGGGAAAGGCGGCGTCGGCAAGTCCACCACCGCAG TTAATTTGGCTGTTGCACTTGCTCACATGTGTCAACTCAAGGTGGGCTTGCTAGATGCTGATATTTATGGACCATCCGTTCCCACTATGATGCAAATACACGAGAAACCAGACGTGACTGAAG ATAAGAAGATGGTTCCTATCGAGATGTATGCGGTCAAGTGTATGTCAATGGGTTTGCTTGTTGAAAAGGATGCACCAATTGTATGGAGAGGTCCTATG GTAATGAAGGCTCTTGAAAAATTGACAAGGGGAGTCCATTGGGGaaatcttgatattcttgtagTGGATATGCCACCAGGCACGGGCGATACGCAAATAAGCATGACACGGAGGCTACAACTATCGG GTGTGTTGATTGTTTCCACTCCCCAAGATGTTGCCTTAATCGATGCTCGAAGAGGAGCTAGGATGTTTGCTAATGTTCAAGTTCCT ATTTTGGGGATTATAGAGAACATGAGCTACTTTAAATGCCCACATTGTGGTGAaccttcattcatttttggaaAAGGGGGAACCCAAAAGACGGCCAATGAGATGGGTTTGGAATGTATTGCTGAG ATACCATTGCAAGGAGACATCAGAGAGAGTAGTGATGAAGGTTTTCCTATTGTACTATCGGCTCCCAATTCGGCTGTTTCCAGAGCTTACGGTGATCTCGCTCATAAAGTTGTGGACAAGCTGAAGGGATTGGCTGAGCAGCAGTCGCCCCACATGGAATTGCACCTGTGA